A portion of the Eubacterium maltosivorans genome contains these proteins:
- a CDS encoding helix-turn-helix transcriptional regulator, whose product MYEWLKHIQTIVDEIDKCIKNYNDEALTLRFLSHKLGYSEFYTTRKFKEISGMPFRDYLRHRKLAFALKEVRDSEKSLLDIAFDYGFSSHEAFTRAFKKTYGVTPSEYRKNPKPVVLRTKINPFDRYFLGFGEIGMIKSTEDIKIYFVTIPAHKFLHIKNYESNGYWDFWQKQSLIPGQDCETVCGLLDSIKGKLDDDGGSETNSGNGQIMAYINDPEGRLCDWGFPRTECYGVRLPIDYQGEVPAQMLMMDVPEAEYLVFEHGPFNYEQENRTVEEKIEKAMADFDFTDTGYCFDTSPGRIIYLYFNPEQFCKYVRPVRR is encoded by the coding sequence ATGTACGAATGGCTAAAGCATATTCAGACAATCGTTGACGAAATTGACAAATGCATAAAAAACTATAATGATGAAGCACTGACACTGCGCTTTCTTTCTCACAAGCTGGGTTACTCCGAGTTTTATACAACGCGGAAGTTTAAAGAAATATCCGGTATGCCTTTCAGGGATTATCTGAGGCATAGAAAGCTGGCCTTTGCGCTTAAGGAGGTTCGTGACAGTGAGAAAAGCCTTTTGGATATTGCTTTCGATTATGGCTTTTCATCCCATGAGGCATTTACCAGGGCTTTTAAGAAAACCTATGGCGTGACGCCAAGTGAATACCGGAAAAATCCTAAGCCCGTTGTTCTCCGTACAAAAATAAACCCTTTTGACCGCTACTTTTTAGGATTTGGAGAGATTGGCATGATAAAATCCACAGAAGATATTAAAATCTATTTTGTAACCATCCCCGCACATAAATTTTTGCATATTAAGAACTATGAGAGCAACGGCTATTGGGATTTCTGGCAGAAGCAGAGCCTTATCCCAGGGCAGGACTGCGAAACAGTCTGCGGCCTCCTCGACAGTATCAAAGGCAAACTGGATGATGACGGCGGGAGCGAAACGAACAGCGGTAACGGCCAGATTATGGCATACATCAATGATCCGGAAGGAAGACTCTGCGATTGGGGGTTTCCCCGCACGGAATGCTACGGTGTACGGCTTCCCATTGACTATCAAGGCGAGGTTCCAGCCCAAATGCTCATGATGGATGTCCCTGAGGCAGAGTATCTTGTTTTTGAGCATGGCCCTTTTAATTATGAGCAGGAAAACCGCACAGTAGAGGAAAAGATTGAAAAAGCAATGGCAGATTTTGATTTTACAGATACTGGCTACTGCTTTGACACTTCCCCGGGAAGAATTATCTATTTATATTTTAATCCTGAGCAGTTTTGTAAATATGTCCGGCCCGTACGGCGGTAA
- a CDS encoding YjjG family noncanonical pyrimidine nucleotidase, whose protein sequence is MKKYTTLLFDADGTLMDFKKTEAQALDQTFRKYGVHPTKEILDLYADINHGLWKDFEHGLIDKDTLVTSRFRLLFLELGLDIDGMAFESDYQPALGRGAFLIDGAYELCRALKPDFRLYIVTNGVSSTQYSRLSASGLDRLMDDVFVSEDAGAQKPQKDFFDYIAARIPGYNPGEALVIGDSLTSDIQGGINAGIDTCWYNPGRESNPLDICADYEIHTLEELPALLEG, encoded by the coding sequence ATGAAAAAATATACGACGCTTCTTTTTGACGCTGACGGCACTCTGATGGATTTTAAAAAGACAGAAGCCCAGGCATTGGATCAGACTTTCAGAAAATACGGCGTTCATCCGACAAAAGAGATTCTGGATCTCTACGCGGATATCAACCACGGCCTCTGGAAAGATTTTGAGCATGGGCTGATCGACAAGGATACACTGGTCACCAGCCGCTTCCGGCTTTTGTTTCTTGAGCTTGGGCTGGATATTGACGGAATGGCCTTTGAGTCCGATTATCAGCCAGCCCTGGGGCGGGGCGCTTTTCTCATTGACGGCGCCTATGAGCTCTGCAGGGCTTTAAAGCCGGATTTCAGGCTTTATATTGTCACAAACGGTGTCTCGAGCACCCAGTACAGCCGTCTTTCGGCATCGGGGCTTGACAGGCTCATGGACGATGTCTTTGTCTCCGAGGACGCCGGCGCACAAAAGCCCCAGAAAGACTTTTTCGACTATATCGCCGCCCGTATTCCAGGCTACAACCCCGGTGAGGCGCTGGTCATCGGGGACTCCCTGACCTCTGATATCCAGGGCGGCATAAACGCCGGCATTGATACCTGCTGGTACAACCCTGGCAGAGAGAGCAATCCCCTTGATATTTGTGCTGATTATGAAATACATACCCTGGAAGAGCTCCCGGCTCTGTTGGAAGGCTAA
- a CDS encoding DUF1648 domain-containing protein — MDDKVRWTVSQKILLALTLICFFGFIIYLIVCWNQIPERLVSKYNAGGEVVRYSKKAFTLVPMMMIESILFVIITIISFFPAAVANTNATKYIQDDMNIYKKSALERIRLLTRTIILISDLLFVNLFNTIFLSMIYSGGVLVQHRVTLYSIIGFAVLFAASILFYYFRLRQIMKGHSR, encoded by the coding sequence ATGGACGACAAGGTTCGCTGGACTGTCAGCCAGAAAATTCTGCTGGCCCTTACGCTGATCTGCTTTTTCGGTTTCATCATTTATCTGATTGTATGCTGGAACCAGATTCCGGAACGGCTGGTTTCAAAATACAATGCCGGGGGCGAGGTGGTCCGCTACAGTAAGAAAGCCTTTACGCTGGTACCCATGATGATGATTGAGAGCATCCTGTTTGTGATCATCACCATCATCAGTTTTTTTCCAGCGGCGGTGGCAAATACAAACGCCACAAAGTATATCCAGGATGATATGAATATCTATAAAAAGTCAGCCCTGGAGCGCATACGCCTGCTGACACGTACCATTATCCTCATCTCGGATCTGCTTTTTGTCAATCTGTTTAACACGATCTTTCTGTCCATGATTTATTCGGGCGGTGTTCTGGTCCAGCACAGAGTGACACTTTATAGTATCATTGGCTTCGCAGTTTTGTTTGCCGCGTCCATCCTTTTTTATTATTTCCGGCTGCGGCAGATTATGAAAGGACATTCACGCTGA
- a CDS encoding MBL fold metallo-hydrolase, with protein sequence MKLTVLVDNHTTIDHYYLGEPGLCYYIEDEDSRFLLDTGYSDIYIENARRLGIDLSNLDTIVLSHGHNDHTGGLPAYFEHFHNPGLKIIAHPGALSKKQFDGENIGITLSKMTLIENSQLILTKAPYKVSPNFTFLGEIPQLTDFEPRKAIGTTSGGGRGEASDFLFDDSALVYTTPEGIYIVTGCSHSGICNIVEHAKSVTGDSRVLGIIGGFHLFKLGEQVDRTIQYFKDNHIESLLPCHCTSFRVRAAIHQAVPLKREVGVGLTLEW encoded by the coding sequence ATGAAACTGACCGTACTTGTTGACAATCACACCACCATTGATCACTATTACCTTGGAGAGCCAGGGCTGTGCTACTATATTGAGGATGAGGACTCGCGCTTTCTTCTGGATACGGGTTATTCGGATATTTACATCGAAAACGCCAGGCGTCTCGGCATTGATCTGTCCAATCTTGACACGATTGTCCTCTCCCACGGCCATAACGACCATACCGGGGGGCTTCCGGCCTATTTTGAACACTTTCACAACCCTGGGCTTAAGATCATCGCCCATCCCGGGGCATTGTCAAAAAAACAGTTTGACGGTGAGAATATCGGAATAACCCTGTCAAAGATGACACTGATTGAAAACAGCCAGCTGATTTTGACAAAAGCCCCCTATAAGGTCAGCCCAAATTTTACTTTTTTAGGCGAAATCCCACAGCTTACGGACTTTGAACCGCGAAAAGCCATCGGCACCACCAGCGGAGGGGGCCGCGGAGAGGCATCCGATTTCCTGTTTGATGATTCCGCGCTGGTCTATACCACGCCTGAGGGGATATACATTGTGACAGGCTGCTCACACTCTGGGATCTGCAATATTGTGGAGCACGCCAAAAGTGTTACAGGCGACAGCCGGGTACTTGGTATCATCGGCGGCTTTCATTTGTTTAAGCTGGGAGAACAGGTCGACCGGACGATCCAGTATTTTAAAGACAACCATATCGAAAGCCTGCTTCCCTGCCACTGCACCTCCTTCCGGGTAAGAGCGGCCATCCATCAGGCGGTCCCCCTTAAGCGGGAGGTTGGTGTCGGACTGACCCTGGAGTGGTAA
- a CDS encoding threonine aldolase family protein translates to MNLFSSDYCEGAHPRIMEALARTNFEQTEGYEEDPYCDNARALIRKAIDCPACDIYFLSGGTQTNMTFIAHALKPWQAVIAAETGHICTHETGAIEATGHKIIAMPAEDGKLTPQLIQAAVDAHTDHHMVAPKMVYLSDSTEIGTIYTKAELSAIRRVCDRNSLYLYMDGARLASALTAPGNDLSLTDFPELCDAFYIGGTKCGALFGEALVLVNPALAEDFNFTLKQRGGLFAKGRILGIQFGELFKDNLYLELGAHANALAARLKSAFEDKGFPFLVDSPSNQIFPILPNELITALREKTAFRDQEVIDEGHTAVRFVTSWAMTDAMVDAFIEDLNRLCHE, encoded by the coding sequence ATGAATCTTTTTAGCAGTGACTATTGCGAAGGGGCACATCCGAGAATTATGGAGGCCCTGGCCCGTACCAATTTTGAGCAGACCGAGGGCTATGAGGAAGACCCTTATTGTGACAATGCGCGCGCGTTAATCAGAAAAGCGATTGACTGCCCGGCCTGTGATATTTATTTTCTATCTGGCGGTACTCAGACCAACATGACTTTTATTGCCCACGCGTTAAAACCATGGCAGGCTGTGATCGCAGCTGAAACCGGCCATATCTGCACCCATGAGACCGGGGCCATCGAGGCAACCGGCCATAAGATTATCGCCATGCCAGCGGAGGACGGCAAGCTGACCCCGCAGCTGATCCAGGCCGCGGTAGATGCCCATACCGATCATCATATGGTCGCGCCCAAAATGGTCTATCTGTCAGATTCCACAGAGATCGGTACGATTTATACAAAGGCTGAGCTGTCTGCCATCCGGCGGGTGTGCGACAGGAACAGCCTGTACCTTTATATGGATGGCGCGCGCCTTGCATCCGCCCTCACAGCGCCGGGCAATGATCTGTCCCTCACAGATTTTCCAGAGCTCTGCGATGCGTTTTATATCGGAGGCACAAAATGCGGCGCTCTGTTCGGTGAGGCACTGGTACTTGTCAATCCGGCGCTGGCAGAGGATTTTAATTTTACGCTGAAGCAGCGCGGCGGACTTTTTGCCAAAGGACGTATTCTCGGCATCCAGTTCGGGGAGCTCTTTAAAGATAATCTTTATCTGGAGCTTGGCGCACACGCCAACGCACTGGCAGCCCGGCTGAAGTCCGCCTTTGAGGATAAGGGCTTTCCCTTCCTGGTGGACTCCCCCAGCAACCAGATCTTCCCGATTCTGCCCAACGAGCTGATCACCGCGCTGAGGGAAAAAACTGCTTTCAGAGATCAGGAAGTCATTGACGAGGGACATACAGCCGTGCGGTTTGTAACCTCCTGGGCCATGACCGACGCCATGGTGGACGCGTTTATAGAGGATTTAAACAGGCTGTGCCATGAATAA
- a CDS encoding pyridoxamine 5'-phosphate oxidase family protein has protein sequence MRKANREIKDEQLMRQTLETADTCRLALNTGGAPYIVPLSYGYTLEEGSLTFYFHCAGEGQKLELMDADNRAGFEVDCGQKLVTGPKACHYSTQFMSVVGWGLLERLTDPAAKKTALSHLMRHYSGRDDWDFDEKVLNHTTVLRLTVREFTGKANRKERV, from the coding sequence ATGCGTAAAGCAAACCGAGAAATTAAAGACGAACAGCTCATGCGCCAGACCCTGGAAACGGCTGACACCTGCCGCCTGGCCCTGAATACCGGCGGCGCTCCCTATATCGTTCCGCTCAGTTATGGTTATACCCTGGAGGAAGGCAGTCTAACCTTCTATTTTCACTGCGCCGGCGAGGGACAAAAGCTTGAGCTCATGGACGCTGATAACCGCGCCGGGTTTGAGGTGGACTGCGGACAGAAGCTGGTGACCGGGCCCAAAGCCTGCCACTATTCCACTCAGTTTATGAGCGTTGTGGGATGGGGGCTTCTGGAAAGGCTGACGGACCCTGCGGCTAAAAAGACTGCCCTAAGCCATTTGATGCGCCACTACAGCGGGCGTGACGACTGGGACTTTGATGAGAAAGTTTTGAACCACACCACCGTTTTACGACTGACGGTTCGTGAATTTACCGGCAAGGCCAATCGAAAGGAGCGCGTATGA